In Saccharothrix violaceirubra, the following are encoded in one genomic region:
- a CDS encoding response regulator: protein MSVSVMVVDDHPLWRDGVARDLAERGFDVVATAGDAASAVRIARAVRPDVVLMDLNLGEQTGVEATTMITGSLSRTRVLVLSASGEHSDVLEAVKAGASGYLVKSASAEELVEAVNRTAAGDAVFTAGLAGLVLGEYRRMAATPDEDKPQLTDRETEVLRLVAKGLTARQIATRLVISHRTVENHVQSTLRKLQLHNRVELARYAIEHGLDVEPEG, encoded by the coding sequence ATGAGCGTGTCGGTGATGGTGGTGGACGACCACCCGCTGTGGCGTGACGGTGTCGCGCGCGACCTCGCCGAACGCGGTTTCGACGTGGTGGCGACGGCGGGCGACGCGGCGTCGGCCGTGCGGATCGCCCGCGCGGTGCGGCCCGACGTCGTGCTGATGGACCTCAACCTGGGCGAGCAGACCGGCGTCGAGGCGACCACGATGATCACCGGGTCGCTGTCGCGCACGCGCGTGCTCGTGCTGTCCGCCAGCGGCGAGCACAGCGACGTGCTGGAGGCGGTCAAGGCCGGCGCGTCGGGCTACCTGGTGAAGTCGGCGTCGGCCGAGGAGCTGGTCGAGGCGGTCAACCGGACGGCGGCGGGCGACGCGGTGTTCACCGCCGGGCTCGCGGGCCTGGTGCTCGGCGAGTACCGGCGCATGGCCGCCACCCCGGACGAGGACAAACCGCAGCTCACCGACCGGGAGACCGAGGTGCTGCGGCTCGTGGCCAAGGGGCTGACCGCGCGGCAGATCGCCACCCGGCTGGTCATCTCGCACCGGACCGTCGAGAACCACGTGCAGTCGACGCTGCGCAAACTCCAACTGCACAACCGCGTCGAGCTGGCGCGGTACGCGATCGAACACGGGCTCGACGTCGAGCCGGAGGGGTGA
- a CDS encoding LysR family transcriptional regulator has translation MIDPRRLRVLRALADHGTVTAAAAALHLTPSAVSQQLAALEAEVGHALLRRRGRRVSLTAAGELLVRHTVVIEAELERASATLAAFASGTRGEVRIGSFASAITQVVAPAMAALRIVAPEVVLRVRDVEGHASMPLLLDGEIDLAITEEYRPRAGDRRVTRFPLYTEPFDVVLPPGHPLHGQPVEIAALADDDWVTTLPGNPVRDAVELACANAGFAPRITHTSDDFRAIDALVAAGAGVALAPRHAVSGIPVQGTAPLRQVFAAVRRGSEEHPLVKLVRDALTGMVA, from the coding sequence GTGATCGACCCGCGCCGGCTGCGGGTGCTGCGCGCCCTCGCGGACCACGGGACCGTGACCGCCGCGGCGGCGGCCCTGCACCTGACGCCGTCGGCCGTGTCCCAGCAGCTCGCCGCCCTGGAGGCGGAAGTGGGGCACGCGTTGTTGCGTCGACGCGGCAGACGGGTGTCGTTGACCGCGGCGGGGGAACTGCTCGTGCGGCACACCGTCGTGATCGAGGCAGAGCTGGAACGCGCGTCGGCGACCCTGGCCGCGTTCGCTTCGGGCACGCGGGGTGAGGTGCGGATCGGCAGCTTCGCGTCGGCGATCACCCAGGTGGTGGCGCCGGCCATGGCCGCGTTGCGCATCGTCGCGCCGGAGGTGGTGTTGCGCGTACGCGATGTCGAGGGGCACGCGAGCATGCCGCTGCTGCTCGACGGCGAGATCGACCTGGCGATCACCGAGGAGTACCGGCCGCGGGCGGGGGACCGACGCGTGACCAGGTTCCCGCTGTACACCGAGCCGTTCGACGTGGTCCTGCCGCCCGGTCACCCGTTACACGGACAGCCGGTGGAGATCGCCGCGTTGGCGGACGACGACTGGGTGACGACGCTGCCCGGCAACCCGGTGCGTGACGCGGTGGAACTGGCCTGCGCCAACGCGGGGTTCGCGCCGCGGATCACCCACACGTCGGACGACTTCCGCGCGATCGACGCGCTTGTGGCGGCGGGTGCCGGGGTGGCTTTGGCGCCTCGGCACGCCGTGTCCGGCATCCCGGTGCAGGGGACGGCGCCGTTGCGGCAGGTGTTCGCGGCGGTGCGGCGGGGCAGTGAGGAGCACCCGTTGGTGAAGCTGGTGCGTGATGCCTTGACGGGGATGGTCGCTTAG
- a CDS encoding SDR family oxidoreductase, whose protein sequence is MRCLVTGATGYLGGRLVPRLLDEGHEVRCLVRDPGKLRDVPWAGRVEVVRGDVTDRDSLVPAMRDVDVVHYLVHSLHSADFVDADRVAAANTAWAAGNAGVGRIVYLGGLHPAHGQLSAHLASRKEVGDVFLRSSVPAVVFQAAVVIGSGSASFEMLRYLTERLPVMVTPKWVHNRIQPIAVRDVLRYLVEAVGLPADVNRTYDIGGPDVLTYLDMMLRYARVAGLRKRRVLPVPFLTPRLSSHWVNVVTPVPRSIAKPLIGSLVHEVVCREHDVREALPGPLTGYDRAVRLAIDRIRDGEVETRWSNASVPGAPADPLPSDPEWSGGSSYVDVREHRTAAPPDRLWSVVEGIGGEHGWYSFPLAWAVRGWFDRLAGGVGLRRGRRDPKRLHVGEALDWWRVEELERGRLLRLRAEMRVPGLAWLELRVAAADGGGSTYRQRAVFVPRGLAGHVYWWLVWPFHGLVFGGMVRNITSEAELTSEYRKS, encoded by the coding sequence ATGCGCTGTCTTGTCACCGGAGCCACGGGGTATCTCGGCGGGCGCCTGGTGCCCCGGCTGTTGGACGAGGGGCACGAGGTGCGGTGTCTCGTGCGCGACCCGGGCAAACTGCGGGACGTGCCGTGGGCCGGTCGGGTCGAGGTCGTCCGGGGCGACGTCACCGACCGGGACTCGCTCGTACCGGCCATGCGCGACGTCGACGTCGTCCACTACCTCGTCCACTCGTTGCACAGCGCGGACTTCGTCGACGCCGACCGCGTGGCCGCGGCGAACACGGCGTGGGCCGCCGGGAACGCGGGCGTCGGGCGCATCGTCTACCTGGGCGGACTCCACCCCGCGCACGGGCAGCTCTCGGCGCACCTGGCCTCCCGCAAGGAGGTCGGCGACGTCTTCCTGCGGTCCTCCGTACCCGCCGTCGTGTTCCAGGCCGCCGTGGTCATCGGGTCCGGGTCGGCCAGTTTCGAGATGTTGCGCTACCTCACAGAACGGCTGCCGGTGATGGTCACGCCGAAGTGGGTGCACAACCGCATCCAGCCGATCGCCGTGCGGGACGTGCTGCGGTACCTGGTCGAGGCGGTCGGGCTGCCGGCGGACGTGAACCGCACGTACGACATCGGCGGGCCGGACGTGCTGACGTACCTGGACATGATGCTGCGGTACGCGCGGGTCGCGGGGCTGCGGAAGCGACGCGTGCTGCCCGTCCCCTTCCTCACGCCCAGGCTCTCCTCGCACTGGGTCAACGTCGTCACGCCCGTGCCCCGGTCCATCGCCAAGCCGTTGATCGGCTCGCTCGTGCACGAGGTCGTGTGCCGCGAGCACGACGTGCGCGAAGCCCTGCCCGGACCGCTGACCGGCTACGACCGGGCCGTCCGGCTCGCGATCGACCGCATCCGGGACGGCGAGGTCGAGACCCGCTGGTCCAACGCGTCGGTGCCCGGCGCGCCCGCCGACCCGCTGCCGTCGGACCCGGAGTGGTCCGGTGGTTCGTCGTACGTCGACGTGCGTGAGCACCGCACCGCCGCGCCGCCGGACCGGCTGTGGTCGGTCGTCGAGGGCATCGGCGGCGAGCACGGCTGGTACTCGTTCCCCCTGGCCTGGGCCGTGCGCGGGTGGTTCGACCGGCTCGCCGGCGGCGTCGGGCTGCGGCGTGGGCGGCGTGACCCGAAGCGCCTGCACGTCGGCGAGGCGCTCGACTGGTGGCGGGTCGAGGAGTTGGAACGCGGCCGGCTCCTGCGGTTGCGCGCGGAGATGCGCGTACCCGGGTTGGCGTGGCTGGAACTCCGGGTGGCGGCGGCCGACGGCGGCGGGTCCACTTACCGGCAGCGGGCCGTGTTCGTGCCGCGCGGCCTGGCCGGACACGTCTACTGGTGGCTGGTGTGGCCGTTCCACGGGCTGGTGTTCGGCGGCATGGTCCGCAACATCACCAGTGAAGCGGAGCTAACAAGCGAGTACAGAAAGTCCTGA
- the kbl gene encoding glycine C-acetyltransferase, whose product MYGALRDHLRASLDEIRDAGLYKAERVIGTPQNAAVRVGSGDEVLNFCANNYLGLADHPKLIDAAKDALDRWGFGMASVRFICGTQEPHKELEAALSRFLGTDDTILYGSCFDANGGLFETLLGPEDAVISDELNHASIIDGVRLCKARRYRYRNRDLEDLEKQLEAAADARYRLIATDGVFSMDGYLAPLDGICELAEKYDALVMVDDSHAAGFIGPTGRGTPELFGVRDRVDVVTGTLGKALGGASGGYTSGRREIVEMLRQRSRPYLFSNSLAPSITAASIAALDLLSSSGALLTRLRDNTRLFRERMTAEGFDLLPGEHPIIPVMIGDAAVASRLADLLLEQGVYVIGFSYPVVPHGKARIRTQLSAAHSADDVHRAVDAFVAARSRL is encoded by the coding sequence ATGTACGGCGCACTGCGCGACCACCTGCGGGCGAGCCTCGACGAGATCCGCGACGCGGGCCTCTACAAGGCGGAACGGGTGATCGGCACCCCGCAGAACGCCGCCGTCCGGGTCGGGTCGGGCGACGAGGTCCTCAACTTCTGCGCCAACAACTACCTGGGACTGGCCGACCACCCGAAGCTGATCGACGCCGCCAAGGACGCGCTCGACCGCTGGGGCTTCGGCATGGCGTCCGTGCGGTTCATCTGCGGCACGCAGGAACCGCACAAGGAGCTGGAAGCGGCGTTGTCCCGGTTCCTCGGCACCGACGACACGATCCTGTACGGCTCGTGCTTCGACGCCAACGGTGGCCTGTTCGAGACGCTGCTCGGCCCCGAGGACGCGGTGATCTCCGACGAGCTGAACCACGCGTCGATCATCGACGGCGTCCGGCTGTGCAAGGCCCGCCGGTACCGCTACCGCAACCGGGACCTCGAAGACCTGGAGAAGCAGCTCGAAGCCGCCGCCGACGCGCGGTACCGGCTGATCGCGACCGACGGCGTGTTCTCGATGGACGGCTACCTCGCGCCGCTCGACGGCATCTGCGAACTCGCCGAGAAGTACGACGCGCTGGTCATGGTCGACGACTCGCACGCCGCCGGCTTCATCGGCCCGACCGGACGCGGCACGCCCGAGCTGTTCGGCGTGCGGGACCGGGTGGACGTCGTCACGGGCACGCTCGGCAAGGCGCTCGGCGGCGCCAGCGGCGGGTACACGTCCGGGCGACGCGAGATCGTGGAGATGCTGCGACAGCGGTCGCGGCCGTACCTGTTCTCCAACTCGCTCGCCCCGTCGATCACGGCCGCGTCGATCGCGGCGCTGGACCTGCTCAGCTCGTCCGGCGCGCTGTTGACCAGGCTGCGCGACAACACGCGGCTGTTCCGCGAGCGGATGACCGCCGAGGGCTTCGACCTGCTGCCCGGCGAACACCCGATCATCCCGGTGATGATCGGCGACGCGGCCGTGGCGAGTCGGCTCGCGGACCTGCTGCTGGAGCAGGGCGTGTACGTGATCGGCTTCTCGTACCCGGTCGTGCCGCACGGCAAGGCGCGCATCCGGACCCAGCTCTCGGCCGCGCACTCGGCCGACGACGTGCACCGCGCGGTGGACGCGTTCGTCGCGGCCCGCTCCCGGCTCTGA
- a CDS encoding DUF1707 SHOCT-like domain-containing protein yields the protein MTNPRDLRVSDAEREHVVGVLQKAIGRGLLTLDEFTERTDTALAAKTRGQLNAVLLDLPGVTHDSRAVSEPGSPEVFGERTELTSRMSSVRRKGEWVVPPRLVVRSHMGSTDLDFRDAKIPHAVVDVELDVTAGSVRIVVPEGSTVNAHGIEISAGSLKDRVGFGEGGRPHFVVHGAVRMGSVEIKRKKCSRF from the coding sequence GTGACGAACCCGAGGGATCTGCGCGTGTCGGACGCCGAACGCGAGCACGTCGTGGGCGTGCTCCAGAAGGCGATCGGCCGAGGGCTGCTCACGTTGGACGAGTTCACCGAGCGGACCGACACGGCGTTGGCGGCCAAGACGCGTGGCCAGCTCAACGCCGTGCTGCTGGACCTGCCGGGCGTGACGCACGACTCGCGTGCGGTGTCGGAGCCCGGCTCGCCGGAGGTGTTCGGCGAGCGCACGGAGCTGACCTCGCGGATGTCGTCGGTGCGGCGCAAGGGCGAGTGGGTCGTGCCGCCGCGCCTGGTCGTCCGCAGCCACATGGGATCGACGGACCTGGACTTCCGCGACGCGAAGATCCCGCACGCCGTGGTGGACGTGGAGCTGGATGTGACGGCGGGGTCGGTGCGGATCGTGGTGCCCGAGGGGTCGACCGTGAACGCGCACGGCATCGAGATCTCGGCCGGGTCGCTGAAGGACAGGGTCGGGTTCGGCGAGGGCGGGCGTCCGCACTTCGTGGTGCACGGTGCCGTGCGGATGGGGTCCGTGGAGATCAAGCGGAAGAAGTGCAGTCGGTTCTGA
- the tdh gene encoding L-threonine 3-dehydrogenase, giving the protein MKALVKSEAGPGLTLTDVPEPVPGPGDVVVRVLRAGICGTDLHIESWDDWAASTVKAPLTLGHEFAGEVVEVGPAVTGVRVGDLVSGEGHLVCGTCRNCKAGRRHLCANTRGLGVHSDGAFAEYVVLPEQNAWVHRKDLDPDVAAIFDPFGNAVHTALSFPVIGEDVLVTGAGPIGIMAAAVARHAGARNVVITDISEHRLELARKVGVDVALDVSRHSIEEAQKQLGMTEGFDIGMEMSGQPVALRDMIRNMAHGGRIAMLGLPAEPFAVDFGAVVLKMLHLKGIYGREMFETWYSMSVLLQRGLDLTPVITHRFGYTAYEEAFATAREGKCGKVILDWTTGA; this is encoded by the coding sequence ATGAAAGCTCTGGTCAAGTCCGAGGCCGGGCCGGGACTCACGTTGACCGACGTCCCGGAACCCGTGCCCGGACCCGGTGACGTCGTCGTCCGCGTGCTGCGCGCCGGGATCTGCGGCACCGACCTGCACATCGAGTCGTGGGACGACTGGGCCGCGAGCACGGTGAAGGCGCCGCTGACCCTCGGGCACGAGTTCGCGGGCGAGGTCGTCGAGGTCGGGCCGGCGGTGACCGGGGTGCGGGTCGGGGACCTGGTCAGCGGCGAGGGCCACCTGGTCTGCGGCACGTGTCGCAACTGCAAGGCCGGACGCCGCCACCTGTGCGCCAACACGCGCGGCCTCGGCGTGCACAGCGACGGCGCGTTCGCCGAGTACGTCGTGCTGCCCGAGCAGAACGCGTGGGTGCACCGCAAGGACCTCGACCCGGACGTGGCCGCGATCTTCGACCCGTTCGGGAACGCCGTGCACACCGCGTTGTCGTTCCCCGTCATCGGGGAGGACGTGCTGGTCACCGGTGCGGGTCCGATCGGGATCATGGCCGCCGCCGTCGCCCGGCACGCGGGTGCGCGCAACGTGGTGATCACCGACATCAGCGAACACCGGCTCGAACTGGCGCGGAAAGTGGGCGTGGACGTCGCCCTCGACGTGTCGCGGCACTCCATCGAGGAAGCCCAGAAACAGCTCGGCATGACAGAGGGTTTCGACATCGGCATGGAGATGTCCGGACAACCGGTCGCTCTGCGTGACATGATCCGCAACATGGCGCACGGCGGTCGTATCGCGATGCTCGGCCTCCCGGCCGAGCCGTTCGCGGTCGACTTCGGCGCCGTGGTGCTGAAGATGCTGCACCTCAAGGGCATCTACGGCCGGGAGATGTTCGAGACCTGGTACTCCATGTCCGTGCTGCTCCAACGCGGTCTCGACCTGACCCCGGTGATCACGCACCGGTTCGGCTACACCGCGTACGAAGAAGCGTTCGCCACCGCACGCGAAGGCAAGTGCGGCAAGGTCATCCTCGACTGGACGACGGGAGCCTAG